CTACGCCATATCAGCGGGATATCCACTCAAAAGAAACTCTCCATCTACGCTGTGGCGGCTACTGCCCACTACGCAAGAGAACATCCTGAGTGGATACCTGCTGGACCTACGTTCAAGACGTACCAATTCATTGCTGATACGATGGATTCGGATCAGTACAGTCGCGAGACGTTCGTAAATCACGTCACAGAGCAGAGTACGTACGGGGTATTGGACTCCGAGCGTCGAGGCAAGGGGCGAGGCAGAGGAGTGCATATGTATTTCTCCCTCTCCGAGGACCCGGAAACGATTATGGAGACGATTCGTGAGGATTCCCGGTTCGAAGATCTAGCTCACGAAGAGGCGACTATCAGCGCGGTTGTCCGCGAACGGCTGAAGCAGTTCCGGAGCAAGAACTAATCTCGCTCAGATTCTCCCCGCACTTACTACTCGAAAACGGGGGGTGTTCGCGGCCCGGGTGATGGTTACAGCTCGAAAATGGGGGGTGTCATTTGTCGGGGTGTCTCGTTACTACTCGAAAACGGGGGGGGGGTGGGTGACCTTAGAGATACGACGTTGTATAGCATGTTGATGTGCTGTCTCCTCTCCCTCTCCGATTTACAGCTCGAAAATGGGGGGTGGATCCCACGATTTTAATCGTCGTCGGTCTCCTCGATGAGGACGTCGTGGAGAAACCTCCTACCGTTCGGGGACTTCTGGTGTTAAGAGCTTCTCAATCACGGCACCCCTGGTGGTAGACCATTCACACTGAGGGGTGTCGGTAAACCGATCCCATTCACACTCTGGGGGGTGTCGTCTGCTGAGGGTTCAATGGTGCTGAAACAAACCTTCGGCTCTGGTTCAATCTCGTCTACTCGTCGGGACTGACGGGGCCTTTATATTGAGATCGGATTTTTTCTCCGTCTCGCCACTGCCAGTAGTAGTAGCGATTGTCGTTGATCTCCTTGATTGTGATCGTCGCCTTCGAAGGAACGTCATCGGGTAGGTCCTCTGGTCGGTCTTCGACCTCCTCATCCTCTTCTTTTTCAGCTAGTCGTGCTTCTCGCTCGCGATGTTCGGCAAGCTCCTCGGCGAATCGAGCGATTTGCCGAAGCACCTCTGGAGATTGTTCCTCGAGCTTCGAAGCGATGTCAGGTGGGACTTCGCGAGGTGGGTCTGGTGGAGAGTATGACATGGGTCACGGCTCTGTTAACCAACGTTGTTGGCCAATATCTTAGAACTGTTGGTTAAATTTCTCGTCTACTGGATCGAGAACTCCTCGATAACCGCTGCCGTAGCTTCGAGTTCTCGTCGTCGCTCCTCTCGTTTTTCGATCTCTTGGTCCAACTCATAAATTTCTGCTGCAAGTTGTTTGACCATGTCCATCGTCTCCGGGAGACGGCCATCGGTGCGAGGGACGTTCCCATTCCGAATTTCGAGATCGGCTCGCCGTAGATGTTTACACCCACCGCTTGGATCCCGCTTCGTGAAATCTGGACACGTACACGTCTTACTCGCGACATCGATCTCGTAGATGTTTCCTGACTCCGATTGCACCTCATAGACTCCTCCCTTCTGCAGCAACGAGACGTCCATCTCTTCGGTTCGAGCTCGTTTACTGCGGGGCTCGAGTTCCTCCTGACACGGGTCTTCGCCAATAGTGGGTTGCTGGAGAGCTTCAGCAGATGTCGAAGCTGCAGGAGTCGATGCTATAATTCCACCATCTGTTGAATACACTCGCTCATCGTGTTCTGTTTCGCCTTCGTTCTGTGTTTCGACGATGTCAGTTCGTTCGGTCATGATTTCGGCTGAATCGACGTGACGAGTTCGCGCACGCCGTCGCCCTTCGACGGCGTGAAAAATCGTTTATATCGCACTTGGAACTCAATTAGCTCTGACTGTGAGTACTGCACCAGAGGTTGTCGGAATCGTCACTCCTCGAGTGACCCAATTATTTCTCGAGCGGTGGAACTGATTCGACCGAGGCGCTCTTGAATTGCTTCCGGGTCTTCGCCCTGCCACGCAGCGAGATAGAACGCAGATCCGCTCGTGTCGAGTCCGAAATACTGACCGACGATGTACGCGACGGCTTCTGCTTCGACCTCCCGCTTTGCCCGTTCGGGTTCATCCTCGATATCGAAGTGGAGCAACGCGTGGGCATACTCGTGAACCAATGTGACTGCAAGATCTGCTAGATTCGCTCGGGCTTTCGCCTCGACGACTGGCTGGAGGTCGTGCAGGCTCCGGTACTTACAGATCCCCTTCGCGTCGCCATGATCCCATTCGTCAGCATCGACGATGCGTACCTTCACACCGAGTTCATCAGCTGCCCCTTTGAGCGCTAGCACCAAGTCGTCGGCGTCGCCCATCGCTGCAGTCTCCAGTTCGGGAAGCGGCTCTCCTTCCGTTTGGGACACGTCGAAGACTGGCGCTGGTTTGAACCCGACGAGTCCTTTCGACCATTCATCCGGCGACGTCTCGTTGTACTCACAGCCGATTTTCTCGTGGTAGCTGGGAGAATTCTCACACTCGGGACATCGCTTGGTGATGATCGGAGCCCAGATCCAGATGGCCTGTTCGCCTTCCTGGACATGCCGATCGAAGTCGTTTCGCCACGTGTTGTAGCCAGCAACCTTCGTTGCCTCTGGATACTGCAGTTTGATGAGGAGCGTATTTCGGTGCGAATAGTCGTGGAAGCGACTCTGGATGTCTAACCACTCCTGAAACTCCTCACTTGCTTGTGCATCGTCGACGCGGTCGACGAGGTCGTCGATCCACTTTTCGATGGTACTGTGCATCTCGTCGTGTCGGGTGTCGGTCTCCTCGAACGAGACCGATGAATCACTACTCGTAGCCATGGTTTTCAGGACTTGAATTATCGCAACTGCGCCGATTCAGAACGCGCCGCACCCTTCGGGGCGCACAAAAAACTCGCGTCGGCAGTCACCGGAGGGCTGCTTTCTCGTCAGCGAAGCCGACCGCGACGAGGTAGTCGAGGAACTCATCGAACTGTTTCACGTCGCTGGGCGTGTCCCTCGCCAGATGTCGCACCCATTCGATAGCCCACCGGAACGCAGGGTCGGTCCCGCCCTTCCCGTGGATGTACCACCACCGAGCCGCTTTCAGCACGACCAGCGGATTCGTTGGTGGGTGCTCACCGGCGAGTCCACGGGTGATGGACTCGATTTCGTCGGGGACGTCGCTGGGATTAACCTCGCCTGATTGCGTGTTGTCGATATCGACCGGGATGTCGTCTATCGAGACGTTATCGGCTCTCTGTTGTTGACTCACTGGAAGTCACCTCTGAGTGAGGGCTTTCGGAGGAGCCCTCGCCCTCTCCGAGGGTTCGAAAAACAGAACGTTGTGTTACGCCGGCGGGGAGTGGACATTATGCTCGTCGATGACGAAGCGGAGGGCGTGTGAGAAGATCGATTAGCTGCATCTGATGGCTTCCTATTCACAAGGCGGAACGTATTTTCCCGTAACGGTGGATCGGTGGTGTATGGAGATAGGGTTGGTGAGCTGTACGAAGGCGAAGGAGGACTCGGCGTCGACGCCGAGGGAACTCTACGAACCCTCCGCGCTGTTCCGGAAGGCCCGGCGTTACGTTGAGGAGAACCACGATGTGTGGTACGTGCTTTCGGCGAAGTACAACGTTCTTGATCCAGACGGCTCGCCGATCGAGCCCTACGACGAGACGCTGAACAACGCTGGCGTCGAAGAGCGACGAGAGTGGAGCCGAGCCATCGTCGGACAGCTACGGGAGCGCGACCTGCTCGCGGAGGGGAACACTCTCGTCATTCACGCTGGGAAGGCGTACTACGAGGAACTCCTGCCGCTGCTCCACGAGGAGCCCGTCGACGTCGAGATTCCAACCGAGGGACTACGGATGGGCGAGACGCTGTCATGGTACAATGAACGAATCTAGGTTCTACGCCGCAGATTGGCTCGGAGTAGTGTGGTCAAATTGGGGGACTCTCGATCCCGGCGGCGACCACCTATCCACGTTCTCCACTGACGAGGGGCTCTACCGCGTTCGCCACCCCGCCCGCCCCGGTCTGGAGTATATCGGCGAGACTGGGCGCAGCCTCCGTGGTCGAGTCCGTGCGCTCGCCCACGGGGCGTTCGCCGAGGAAATGCCTTATCGCGATCCACACACCGCGGCACCATGTCTCTGGGCTGTCCATCAGGAGGAGGCCGAGAAACTGGAGGTGTCGGTCACGACGCCGACGCTCGCTGAGGACAAGCAATCTCGAAAGGCGTTCGAGGACGCGCTAATCGCAGTCTGCCGCCGTGAAATGGGCGAGAGTCCGACGGCGAACTTCGGCCGGATTATTGACGGCTATCGGCAGTCGACGTACCGCAGCGGCGAGGAACGCGGCGGGCCGCTCGAACCAGGCCAGACGGTGTCTAACACCGAGGACGGTGTCGGCCCGCTGGATTGGAGCCGGAGCAGCGACGTGCTCTCGGAGGACTGGATGGGGCTCTTGTGGTCGTCTCCGCGACCGCTAGCAGACGCGGACACGTCGATTCCGACGGATGATGGGCTGTACCGGATCTGGCGCGAGGGCGAGGCACCGCCGCTGGAGTACATCGGGCAGAGTTCGAATCTCAAGTCACGGCTGTATCGTCACCGGCGAAACCGGCACGAGGCGTTGCTGTTCTCGTACTCGGAACTGGGGGATCACGACGCCCAACACAAGCGCGAAGAGGTTGAGACGGAGCTTATCGGCGTTCACTGGCTGGAAGTTGGGGAGAGTCCACAAGATCAGTTCTAGATGTCATACCCCTCTACCCTCATAGCCCATGTGTAGTTCTGGAATAAGTTTTTGTCCCCGGGGCTGAATCTTCTTGCAACTAAACAGAATCCCAGATGGAGAATGAAATAGGAGTTCCTTGGTCAGAACATACCGTAGTCGAGAAGTCAGAACTACTGGACAACCTCTCTGATGCTGGTGAATGGCGTGAAGACAAGATTAAGACGTCCTCTTTCATCGTCAGTCCAAGTTACGGAACCCTGGATTATGACGGCTTCGTGAGTTTTCTTCGGAACAAATTCATGTTCTTTGCGCTGTCGGAAGAGGAGATTCAGGAGTCCGAACGCCCTCATCTTGAAGCACAGCAGCTCTCAGATTACAGGGATGATGCTAAGATGGATGGCAAGTGGGGAGAGCTGATTCTATTTACAATGGTTGAAGGTTTCCTTGACATCCCCATGATGTCGCACAAGCTTGGGTGGAAACAAAACCCGACTGATCAGGTTAAGGGATCTGACGGCCTCTTCTTCGGGGAATACGAAGGATCCCCAACGTTAGGAATTGGTGAGGCGAAGATGTACACCGATTTGGATGATGGGATTGAGGAAGCTCTTGACAGCACAGATCGATTCCACGGAGAAGATAGCCAACTCCGAAATCAGCACGAGTTAACGGTTGCTATGGGTAATCCGAGCGATAATCTCTCGAAAGAGAAGATCGAACTGCTCTCATCCCTTTTCACGGGGGAATCCCAAGATTACCAAATGCTACACCCCATTTTCGTCGGATATGAGGATGAAGAGCTGGAGGAATTCCAGACAAAGCCGGTCGAGGACGATCAGGAACTAGTAGACCAGCTCCAAGACCATGTCGAGGATACTGACTTACTCTCCAAAGTAACCGACTCTCTGGAGGGTGACTACAGTCACCTTCGAAAACACTGGTTGACATTCTTTTTCCTCCCACTAGAGGACAAAGATCGATTTGTAGAGAACGTTAAAGCGGCTATCTACCCCTGGACAACGAACCACTAATGTCTACATACGAAAACGCAGCGGACCTAGAGTTCTTCAATGACTGTCTCGATACACTGATAAAAGATCTGCTCTATAATGATCTCGGCGTTACAGATTATCGTTGGGATCAGAACTCGGAGAGTAAACTCCAAAAGAGTGCTTGGGTAGCATCACTTCTCGCTTCCAGTGATGACGAGGAACACCAGTCTAAGGCCCTTTCCTTTGCGATTCTCGCATATATTGAGAAGCGAGGGACCGATGACGAGGAGATGTACGAACGGTACCTCTATATCGTTCTCTCTCGCATTGGTAATCTTCAAACGTTCAATACCGTTCGGCGAGAACAGGCAGATGTCAGCTTCGAGGAGAGGCTCATTTCATCGC
This region of Natrialbaceae archaeon AArc-T1-2 genomic DNA includes:
- a CDS encoding ArdC-like ssDNA-binding domain-containing protein; this encodes MATSSDSSVSFEETDTRHDEMHSTIEKWIDDLVDRVDDAQASEEFQEWLDIQSRFHDYSHRNTLLIKLQYPEATKVAGYNTWRNDFDRHVQEGEQAIWIWAPIITKRCPECENSPSYHEKIGCEYNETSPDEWSKGLVGFKPAPVFDVSQTEGEPLPELETAAMGDADDLVLALKGAADELGVKVRIVDADEWDHGDAKGICKYRSLHDLQPVVEAKARANLADLAVTLVHEYAHALLHFDIEDEPERAKREVEAEAVAYIVGQYFGLDTSGSAFYLAAWQGEDPEAIQERLGRISSTAREIIGSLEE
- a CDS encoding GIY-YIG nuclease family protein, which produces MNESRFYAADWLGVVWSNWGTLDPGGDHLSTFSTDEGLYRVRHPARPGLEYIGETGRSLRGRVRALAHGAFAEEMPYRDPHTAAPCLWAVHQEEAEKLEVSVTTPTLAEDKQSRKAFEDALIAVCRREMGESPTANFGRIIDGYRQSTYRSGEERGGPLEPGQTVSNTEDGVGPLDWSRSSDVLSEDWMGLLWSSPRPLADADTSIPTDDGLYRIWREGEAPPLEYIGQSSNLKSRLYRHRRNRHEALLFSYSELGDHDAQHKREEVETELIGVHWLEVGESPQDQF
- a CDS encoding DUF6884 domain-containing protein, which produces MEIGLVSCTKAKEDSASTPRELYEPSALFRKARRYVEENHDVWYVLSAKYNVLDPDGSPIEPYDETLNNAGVEERREWSRAIVGQLRERDLLAEGNTLVIHAGKAYYEELLPLLHEEPVDVEIPTEGLRMGETLSWYNERI
- a CDS encoding HamA C-terminal domain-containing protein, with product MENEIGVPWSEHTVVEKSELLDNLSDAGEWREDKIKTSSFIVSPSYGTLDYDGFVSFLRNKFMFFALSEEEIQESERPHLEAQQLSDYRDDAKMDGKWGELILFTMVEGFLDIPMMSHKLGWKQNPTDQVKGSDGLFFGEYEGSPTLGIGEAKMYTDLDDGIEEALDSTDRFHGEDSQLRNQHELTVAMGNPSDNLSKEKIELLSSLFTGESQDYQMLHPIFVGYEDEELEEFQTKPVEDDQELVDQLQDHVEDTDLLSKVTDSLEGDYSHLRKHWLTFFFLPLEDKDRFVENVKAAIYPWTTNH